AAGGCTTACTACAGTGTAAAAGTTGCGAATTGGTCGCTACAAGTCTCTTTAGCGGCGactttaacttaaaaatatcgTCGCTAAAAGTCAGTTTTAGCGGCGACTTTAACCGCCGCTAAAAGATATGAatgtcgtcgctaaaagttCTTTAGCGGCGACTTTAACCGCCGCTAAAAGATATGAATGTCGTCGCTAAAAGTCTCTTTACCGGCGACTTTTACCGCCGCTAAAAGATATGAATGTCGTCGCTAAAAGTCTCTTTCGCGGCGACTTTAACCGTCGCTAAAACTTATGAATGTCGTCGCTAAAGTCTCTTTAGCAGCGACTTTAACCGTCGCTAAAACTTATGAATGTCGTCGCTAACAGTCTCTTTTAGCGGCGACTTTAACCGTCGCTAAAACATATGAATTTAGTCGCCAAAAGTCTGTTTTAGTGGCGACTTTTACCGCCGCTAAAAGATATGAATGTCGTCGCTAAAAGTAAGTTTTAGTGGCGACTTTTACCGCCGCTAAAAGATATGAATGTCGTCGCTAAAAGCAAGTTTTAGTGGCGACTTTTACCGCCGCTAAAAGATATGAATGTCGTCGCTAAAAGCAAGTTTTAGTGGCGACTTTTACCGCCGCTAAAAGATATGAATGTCGTCGCTAAAAGCAAGTTTTAGTGGCGACTTTTACCGCCGCTAAAAGATATGAATGTCGTCGCTAAAAGCAAGTTTTAGTGGCGACTTTTACCGCCGCTAAAAGATATGAAAGTCGTCGCTAAAAGAATCTTTAGTGGCGACTTTAGCTGCCGCTAAAAAAGTCGCTTTTAGTGGCGACTTTAGCTGCCGCTAAAAGCTTTGAATGTCGTCGCTAAAAGTCACTATAGTGGCGACTTTATCCGCAGCTTAAACTTATGAATTTGGTCACGAGAAGTGGCTACTAGCAACAAAGATTAAAGGATTTAGCGACGGTTATAGTCGCCACTGATTCTGACTTTTAGCGTCAAAAGTTGATGTTTTAGTGGCAGTTACAGTCGCCACTAAAAGCGAGTATTAAAGGTTGTAGCGGCAATTGAATTCGCCGCGAAAAGTCATTTTAGTGACAAAAATAAGGagttttagcggcaattgtggTCGCcactaaatcatataaattagccactaaaagaaagaataagTGGAAACTAAAACCGCCACTAATTCCTATAAAGGCACCGCAAAAAGTACATTTTAGTGGCATTAGAAATTGCCACTAAATCATATAGTATTCACAgcaaaaaatatgcatttgggGCCACTAAAATTGCcactagtattattataagtgggaagccacaaaagtaaaagttgaaatactattttacccctactttaattcaaaatgttataaTATATCTAagcaatataataattatataatattatattaaatactaaaaaaggTGTTTTAAAACACGTTTTAAGAATGTCTCTCCATTGATCTCCAACATAACTTTTGAGCTCTCTACAGAATTCTAGGCAAACTTTTGGCTTATACATAAGTGCACGTGGTAAAATTATTATTGGCAAATACATAAGCTAATTCGTCTTTCATTACtaggaagaaaaaagaaactgaTTTCatcaaattatacaaaatgCTTAAGCATGGAGATTGCAGATTAAGGTAGAAGGTTGTATTGGAGTGTTCTCTCACTTTCCGAAGGGTTTAGACTTAGTAGTGTCTGTCATAGTAGTACTCTTATTCTTCAACTGTCTTTCTTTTGCTTTCTACCACCAAATGTTTTTATGGTGTTTCGGTTATTGCActcttttgttgttgttattttttcataatagttATTATAGCATTATATTATATCCTCTTCACTGGCATGTTTCTTTTTTATAGTTACtctaattttctatattgtatatgtatatgttatgatatgtgaagcAATGAATATGTAATGTCTTTACTTTTGTCAGGAATaagtattatattattttggagaaaaatatGATGCAAGCTTCGTTATACATAATTTGTAAATTATAGGATTTGTCAGTGCAAATACTTTCCTCCCTCTCATGGTCTGTAGccttttgtttttcctctttaaATTTGTAGCTTCCAAATATGAATAGCTTAttaattctatatttattttctatctatAATCTATATGAATAAAGTCTTGTGAATGATGTGTATGTTTTAGTTTTCTTCTATTTGTTGTGTGGTTTTTGTGaactttttttatctttatcGTAAGTATGTAGGTTATTTGGCTCAAATTATTCATATCGCTTTATTAGAAGTGTGTTACCAACAAAACAGAGTTAAAAGATTAAAGATAATAGCTTTAACGGAATTGATTTATTGATGGTAGTTTCAGAGTAATTGCTTTTAAACATTACAATGTGCCTCTCATTTGTTGTTTCTTGACGcacattaaaaatattacttCACATGATATGCATAAAATTCTAATTGTTCTAAATTCACATGGAACATTGCACGTGTCCAGAGACTAGTAggctaatacacatgaaaaatcaaaaaagtcGCGTAAATACTTAAAGTTATCTTGTAAATACGAAATTATGCCTTAAAAATAGTGTGACTATACGTAATGCTTTCCAACTCATTATGGAGACCTCATAAAgctttttcacaaaaaatttcgGGTGCTCTGAGGCGTtagatccatgggctaatacaaACGAAAAACTGAAAAAGTTGCGTAATTCCTAAATATTGGATCGTAAATGCGAAAATATGCCTTAAAAATGATGCGACTATATATAATGTTTTCCCAACTCAATATAGaagtcctcataaagtttttctagaaaaaaatttTGGGTGCTCCAAGGCGCCAGATCCATAGGTTAATTAATACACATAAAAAACCATGTAAGTCGCGTAATTCTTAAAATTTGTCTCGTAAATACGAAATTATGCTTTACAAATGGTGCGACTATACGTAATGCTTCCCAAAATTACAGGGGACCTCAtaaagtttatttaaaaaaaaattgaagctCCAAGGCGTCAtatccatgggctaatacacacgaaaaaaaataaaaaagtcgTTTAGTTCCTAAAGATTGGCTCGTAAATGCgaaaatatacattaaaaattgtGCGACTATATGTAATATTTACCTAACTCAATATATAGGTCCTTATAAAGTTTTTCGAGAAAAAATTTGTGGGTGCCCAAGGCGCAAGATCCATAGGCTaatgcacacgaaaatcggtaaaatgggGGATTTACCTACTTCGGGGatcatttgaccttcaaaatgggtcgttttggccGTCAGGGCTAACTAACTGCATGATAacgtcttaatggacgtccacaaaatatttGAGCAAAAAAAGCGTCGGAaatccagatcaccaaaaaagaaatCTGTAAAATAGAGGGTATACctgcttcagggctcgtttgatcttAGAAATGGGTCGTTTTGGACGTCATGGCCAACAGGATCCATAGAAAACATCTTAACAGATGTCCACAAAGTTTAGAAAAAAAGTCAttgaaattctggatcaccaaaaaggTCGTTGATTATAGCACATTAAAATCGATAAATGAGGGGTTTACCTACTcctggggcttgtttgaccttcaaaatgatcCGTTTTTGCCGTCAAGGACAACTGGCTTCATAGATAACGTTTTAATGGATGACCATAAATAATTTGGGCAAAAAATGACGTCAGAATTTTTGAATCACCAAAATGGGATATGCCTTCTTCGAGGCTCGTTTTATCGTTAAAATGGTCTGTTTTGACCGTCAGCGCTAATTGGATTTGGATCCATAGTTAACGTCTTAACAGAGTTCCAcgaaaaatttgggcaaaacAGACGTCGAAATCTCAGATCACCAAAAATACATGGACTATAGCAGTAAAATTGAGGGTTTACCTTTTTcgtggctcgtttgaccttcaaaatgggttatTTTTCCTGTCAGATCCAATTGACTTCATAGCTAACGTCTTAAAGGATGTTGACAAAAAAATTGGGCAAAAAAAGTCagattttggatcaccaaaaaagatcgtggactatagcacaggaaaatcgataaaatgaggggtttacctactacggggctcgtttgaccttcaaaatggttTGTTTTGGACATAAGAGCCAAGTGGATCCATAGAAacgtcttaatggacgtccatgaaaaatttgggcaaaaacAACGTCGGAATCAAAATTCGTAgactatagtacacgaaaatttGACAAAATGGGGTATACCTTCTTCCTAGCTCGTTTGACatttaaaatgggtcgttttgacCGTCAGGGCCAACTAGATCCATAGCTAAGTATTAACAGAGGTCCATAAAAATTTTGTGCAAAAAAGACATCGAAATTCTGGATCatcaaaaattcatggactatagcacacgaaaattgataaaatgggggtttacctgcttcgAGACTATTTGCTttcaaaatgggtcattttggccGTCAAGAGCAACTAGCTCCATATTTAacgtcttaatggacgtccacaaaaaacttAGGCAAAAAAGACTTTGGAATTCTTCATAACCAAAACGATCGTGgactatatatgaaaattagtaaaatttggGGTTTATTTGCTCTAGGGCTCGTATGACAGTCAAAATTGTATGTTTTGGCCGTCAGATCAACTGGATCCATAGAATACATCTTAACgacgtccaaaaaaaatttgggcaaaaaagacGTCAAAACTCCGAATCATTAAAAATACATGggctatagtacacgaaaatgTACAAAATGGGGTATACctgcttcggggcttgtttgaccttcaaaacaGGTCATTTTGGTCGTCAGGCTAATTGAATCCATAACTAACATCTTAATGGAggtccacaaaaaaattaggCAAAAAAGAAGTCAGAATTCTGGATCACCGAAAAATATTATGGACTATAGAACACGGAAATTGGTAAAATTAGGGGTTTACCTtctctgggctcgtttgacttcAATATGTTCCGTTTTGACTGTCAGGGCCAACTGGCTCCATAGATAATGTCTTAACGAACGTCCATAAAAGATTTGGGCAAATAAGACATAGGAATTCCGAATcacaaaaattcatggactatagtacacgaaaatcggtaaaatgggTTATACTTGCTTCGAGACTCGTTTGAGCTTCAAAATGGGAGGTTTTGGCTGTTAGGGTCAACTGGGACCATAGCTTAGGTCTTAATTGAGGTCCACGAAAAATTTGGGCATAAAAGACATCATAATTTTGGATCACCataaatccatggactatagcacacgaaaaaaGCAAAATGAGAATTTTACCTTCTTTGGGGCTCGTTTTACCTTCAAAATTAGCCTCTTTGATCGTTAGGTCCAAATGGATCCATGTGTAatgtcttaatggacgtccacaaagAAATTGGGCAAAAAAGTCTGGATCAACAAAAAGATCGTGGATGATACGCACGAAAATTAGTAAAATGAGGGGTTTACCTCATCTGgggttcgtttgacctttaaaatggtcttttttggCCGTCAAGTCAAGCTGGCTCCATAGGTAATGTCTTAAtagacgtccataaaaaatttgggcaaaaaagacGTTCGCAAttccagatcaccaaaaaatccATGGATTATAAtacacgaaaatcggtaaaatgggATATATCTGCTtcgggctcatttgaccttcaaaatgggtcgttttggctGTCAAGGCTAACTATCTCCATAAATCATGTCTTAACGGAGGTACAcgaaaaatttgggcaaaaaaatgtaagaattctggatcaccaaaaatccatggactatagcataTGAAAATTAGCAAAATGGGGTATACCTGTTTCAGAGCTTGTTTAACCGTTAAAATGTTCTGTTTTGATTGTCAGGGCCAACTAGATCCATAGCTAACATATTAACAGAAttccacaaaaaatttataaaaaagatgTCGAAATCccgaatcaccaaaaatctatGTACTATAGTACACAAAAATCAGTAAAATAGAGGGTTTACctacttcggggctcgtttgaccttcaataTGGGTCATTTTGGCCGTCAGAGCCAACTGGCTCCATAGCTAACGTCttaaaggacgtccacaaaattatTGGACAAAAAAGACGTCGGAATTCaggattaccaaaaaaaatcGTAGACTATAGCATaggaaaatcgataaaataagGGGTTTACATACtgcggagctcgtttgaccttcaaaatggtcCGTTTTGGCCGTAAGGGCTAACTGAATCCATAGAGAACGTCTTAACGACGTCCATGAACAATTTGGGTAAAAAAGACGtcggaattctggatcaccaaaattGACAAAATGGGGTATACCTTCTTCctagctcgtttgaccttcaaaatgggtcgttttggaAGTTAGGACCAACTAGATCCATAACTAGCGTTTTAATAGaggtccacaaaaaatttgggcaaaaaaaaTACCGAAATTCTGGATCtccaaaaatccatggactatagcacatgaaaatcggtaaaatgggGGTTAACCTGATTCGGGACTCGTTGCattcaaaatgggtcgttttgacCGTCAGGGCCAACTGACTCTATAGCTAACGTCTTAATGGACGCGCATAAAAAATTCAGGCCAAAAAGACTTCagattctggatcaccaaaaaagatccTCGACTATAGCaaatgaaaattggtaaaatgaggggtttacctgctctggggctcgtttgaccgtCAAAATGGTATGTTTTGGCTGTCAGGGCCAACTGGATCCATAGATAACATCTTAATGgacatccatgaaaaatttgggcaaaaaagacATCAAACTACGGATCATTAAAATTCCACGGGCTATAGTACTCGAAAATCAACTAAATGGAGTATATttgcttcggggcttgtttgaccttcaaaatgggttatTTTGACCGTCAGGTCCAACTAACTCCATAACTAACGTCTTAACGGAGGTGCACAAAAAAATTGGCCAAAAAAAACTcagaattttggatcaccaaaaattaaTGGACTATAGCACAAAAAATCGATAAATAAGGGGTTTACCTACTTCAGGGctagtttgacctttaaaatgggttgcTTTGGCCGTCAGAGTCAACTGGCTCCATAGTTAATGTCTCCACAagcatccacaaaaaaatttgggcaaaaaaggATCATTATAAAAGATTGTtgattatagcacacgaaaattggtaaaataagGGGTTACCTACtccgaggctcgtttgaccttaaaaatcgTCTTTTTGGCCGTCATGACCATTTGCCTCCATAGATTTGTTTTAACGGACGTTCATGAAAATTTTGGGCAAAAAGCACGTCGGaattccggatcaccaaaaatccacgTGCTAGTACACAAAAATTTGCAAAATCCGATAAACCGAACAAAGAATATCTTATTGGTTTGTTATTGGggttagcatatttaaaaatcaaaaactgATAAACCGAACTGATAATATATAAAACTGGACCGAACCGACCCACACCCCTATACGTAATACTTCCCTAACTCATTACCaaggtcctcataaagttttttcagaaaaaattcaACGTGTTCTAAGGTGCCGGATCCATAgactaatacacacaaaaaaaaaactaaaaaaaaacgtGTAATTTCTAAAAGCTGGCTCGTAAATGCGAATATATGCCTTAAAAAATGGTGCGACTATACGTAATGCTTCCACAACTAATTCCGGAAGTCCTCAGCCGAGTTTAAGTTTGAATGTCTGTTTACAAGCTCAACTTTCATAGAACTATCTCTTTCTCAGGGTTTGTTTATTCATGTTGGCAGAATTCTAACAAATGATGGCAGCTGAAAAAGATTGGACTTTCATGAtgatagaaaaaaaagaagctatAATGAATTATACAATGACACCATTTTGTTTGATGAACTTAGAAGTTGATCAGGTATATAggcataaaaataaatagcaGCCATCCCCACATTCTTGTCACCAGGTTGCAATCTATGTACTAATGCTTCATTTTGAACTTCCAAGAATGATGCTGCAGCGACTGATATCGCTCCGATATTATTGTCAATCTATTAGAACTATAGATCCCTTTCATACTTTTACCATTCTGAATCTGATTTCATTTCAGTGTTGTTGAACTTCATGGTTGAGAATTGCTTGTAGTTTCAGTTACCGAGCTCTGCGTTTGATGCCATAGGCAGAAAGCTGCCTGATTATTCTACCTATACTGCATACATCCTCTTGTAGTTCTCACTGCATAGCTCTTGATCTGATGCGACAGACATTGGGAAAGAACGTGAATTAGTCTCAGTTCTTCGAATGCTCCTCAACCTTGATTCTTCTAACCTATGTTGAACCACACAATAGCACATGGAGCCAATTGTAGTGAGCATGATTATGCAGCCAACCACAGTTGCATACACAGCAAGCCATCTTTCCTTAGATCCAACCACTACATAACTAAGAGAGATAAAGGCGACTGAGATGAAGAGACAAGCTGCCCACATTAGCTTGTTTATCCAAAACATGAGTCGTTTCTTTGCTTTCTGTTCAATCACGACAACAGACGTCTGGACCACAACAACAGCAACTGAAATGAACAATGCCATACTGTCAAACAAGAAGAAGATTATGAATGCTGCTTTTCTCCCTATCTGTGCTTCTCCAAGCGAAAATCCATCTGTTTTCTTTTCAACATATTGCCCAGGTACAGTGAAGATAGCAGCAAAAGCAACAGTAGCAATAAGGACAGCAACAACCGTTGCATTATTGATGGCGTTGTTAAGACCACTAATGTGGAGCTTCTTCACCTTCATTGCAATTTTTCGTACTTTGAAGCCAGTCTGCCGACTCTGTTGGAGCTGAGAGTGCACATCATGTTTTATGTCACTGACAGTCTGCTTGAGCTGCTTTGCAGGACCGGATGGCTTTCCATGATCTTTGGAATGGGTAGCTCCGGCTTCTTTCAAAATAGAAACAAGCTCCGGAGTTCCAAACTTTTCTGCAATCTCAAGAACTGTTTCTCCAGCCTTATTAAGGGTGTTAAGATCAATGCCCTCAATTGATATAAGACATTGTACCATCTGCAATTACGCATAGCATAGTGTTACAAAGGATGCTGAGTGTCCTTGATTGAACATGTAAAACAAAAAACATTGTACCATCTGCAAGTACACGTAGCAGAGAGCACCCAAGGGTGTCGCCAAGTGGTCTATTTCCATCTTCTACATTAAGTCATGAATGAAATACTCCTTTTTGGTTTCTCTTGTGGCAAAACACAATCATAAAAATAAGCTTCTGAATAAGGACCAAAATGATGGTACATTTACAAAGAATGCAGTTTATGTGTGTCAAAGtttctatataaaattaaaagtaacGGATGCTGACCAAATCCCTGCAAATCATAGAATGAAATCAGATCTCATGCGAGAGGACACGATACTGATACTAAAATATTAAGTGTTCCTGAATGTTCCTTCTCTCCAGGTACATAATTATCCAGAAAGGAAACTGGAACTTATCAGTAAGTCATTTCAATAACTATTTTGTGGCACGACAACGAACTCACCCTTGGCCTGCCCACGATCCCTCAAGTTTATGATTTCCATCTTGATTTTACCAGATAAACAGTATTCCCTTGATCTACCAGCATTTTTCATCAAGATATGGAACACGTCCCACATTGCCTCACACATAAAACAAATCTCAAGTTTAAGGAAGATGCTTTACAAGAAAAAACAGGTTAAACAAACAAACCTGTATTCGTCCCTTTCTTGTTGCAATATGAAGTGCTGTGTTTCCTTTGTTATCTTCCAAGGCCAAAACAGCAGGATTTGGTTTGATTAATTCGAGTACAATGTCAACATTTTGCCCCTTTGCAGCCATGTGCAAGGCAGTCTGGCCTTTTTTATCAGTTCTAAAGCCAATTTCAGGATCCTTGCTAAGAAGGGATCTAACTATCTCCAAGTGTCCCATTCTTGCTGCTGTATGTAGCACAGTCTTTCCGTTGTTCCGAGCTATCTTAGCAAGGTTAGAATCAATCTCCAGAAGCATATTTACTACATGAATACGTCCCTGTGCAGCTGCAGTGTGTAACGCTGTAGAATTCGACGAATCTGTGGTCATGACTAAGTTCGGAAAGGAATGCAGCAGTTCCTGTAGTACATCTGCAATTTTATACGAAAAAAGTGTTTACAAGTGCAATTAAGAAAGGAACAAACTGAAAAAATGTTTAACAAGTATCCGCAACAAGCTTGAAGCAACAATAATAGTGTCTTACTTTCCCTTTTGGTTTGTTCCAAAAACATTGTctctttcttaaacttcgtgcCCAGTCAAATTAAGACATGTAAACtggaacggagggagtaaaTCAAGACTTGACCATAAAGTTTCATTTTTATGGTCACCAAAAACATATAAGCTCTAGGTTAGGATCGAGGTTCCAGTTGATTTTTACAGTTTGATAGAAACAACCCTGTACGACATAATTGAGACGACATGGAGAAATGTACTAAAGAAAACACAATGCTTTTATGTGGTTCGGTCGTCAGATATATGTCCACTGACGGATAGAAGTTTGATTCTGAAAACTAAGATCTAGGATAGAAGTTGCAGACTCCAGTCACCATCAGTATTGGGAAGCCAGGTGCACTACAGCTCCTGCTATGAGCGGAGTCCGGAGAAGGGCAAGACCACAAGGGTCTTTTGTACGCAACCTTACCCTACATTTATGCAAGAGACTGTTTCCACGGCTTGAACCTATGACCTCCTGGTCACATGGCAACAACTTTACCAGTTATGCCAAGACTCCCCTTCCGTCACCATCACTATTAGCAgtaataaaatttcatgtgaagTATGCATCTCATTCATGAAGTTCACATTTTTACTGGCAAATTTTTCTTTGAAACCAAATCTGGAAAGATGTGCTGAGAACCACATGTAATGTCAAAACTGATTCGAGATGCGAAAGAATCTACATTCTCTATCCCCTAAATTAGCCTAATTAGATTTTTCAAGAATCGAAGTCGATTTGCTTTATAATTAATAGAGGAACTCACCAAGATGACCCTGCCTTGCTGCAACATGAAGTGTATCATAACCATTATTCGCCACAACAGAAGCAATTTCAAGGTCTAAATGTTTCAAGAACTCTGCAACAACCAAACTATGACCATTCTCAGCAGCAACATATAAAGCAGTCTCACCCTCTTGGTTTTGCTGACATAACAAATCTTTAATGCCTTTTTCATCAAACTTCTGAATAATTTCTTTCACCTTCCCTAAATTCCCAGCTCTAGCTGCAAGATGCAACGGGGAATCCCCACGTTTCCCCGGTGAATCCTTACCCCTTTTCCTCTCACCACCAAAACTCATTTGCCTCTCCATTGCTATCCTAAAACTTTTCTGTTTTTCCATTATTCCTATAAAGCTCTTCTGCTTCTCCGTCGCCCCGTTTCGAAAACTTTGCTGTTTTTCCATTTTTGCACCCTGG
This portion of the Solanum pennellii chromosome 12, SPENNV200 genome encodes:
- the LOC107007300 gene encoding ankyrin repeat-containing protein At5g02620-like; its protein translation is MIMEKQVSFQGAKMEKQQSFRNGATEKQKSFIGIMEKQKSFRIAMERQMSFGGERKRGKDSPGKRGDSPLHLAARAGNLGKVKEIIQKFDEKGIKDLLCQQNQEGETALYVAAENGHSLVVAEFLKHLDLEIASVVANNGYDTLHVAARQGHLDVLQELLHSFPNLVMTTDSSNSTALHTAAAQGRIHVVNMLLEIDSNLAKIARNNGKTVLHTAARMGHLEIVRSLLSKDPEIGFRTDKKGQTALHMAAKGQNVDIVLELIKPNPAVLALEDNKGNTALHIATRKGRIQMVQCLISIEGIDLNTLNKAGETVLEIAEKFGTPELVSILKEAGATHSKDHGKPSGPAKQLKQTVSDIKHDVHSQLQQSRQTGFKVRKIAMKVKKLHISGLNNAINNATVVAVLIATVAFAAIFTVPGQYVEKKTDGFSLGEAQIGRKAAFIIFFLFDSMALFISVAVVVVQTSVVVIEQKAKKRLMFWINKLMWAACLFISVAFISLSYVVVGSKERWLAVYATVVGCIIMLTTIGSMCYCVVQHRLEESRLRSIRRTETNSRSFPMSVASDQELCSENYKRMYAV